A genome region from Cucurbita pepo subsp. pepo cultivar mu-cu-16 chromosome LG02, ASM280686v2, whole genome shotgun sequence includes the following:
- the LOC111788802 gene encoding root phototropism protein 2-like, whose translation MASSSVKGNTRLSIAMERTGQWVFSQDIPTDVVVAVGEAHFSLHKFMLVAKSNFIRKLIVESTEADLTRIDLTDIPGGAEIFEKAAKFCYGVNFEITVHNVAALRCAAEYLQMTDKYCDNNLAGRTEDFLSQVALSSLSGAVAVLKSCYHLLPMAEDLYIVQKCVEVISSKACNEANYPSRSPPNWWTEELSVLDIGFFGKIMAAMKNRGAKTLTLSGALITYAERSLRDLVRDHSGSGVRSGDFSESDGSSRQRELLESIVGLLPSEKAAFPIHFLCCILRSAIYLKTSSPCKNELEKRISMILEHVTVDDLLVLSFTYDGERLFDLESVRRIISGFVEREKSVAVFNAGDYKDVASVSLQRVAKTVDAYLGEIATYPELIISKFNGIANIIPKVARKVDDDLYRAIDIYLKAHPNLDEIEREKVCSVMDPLKLSYEARVHASQNKRLPVQIVLHALYYDQLKLRSGMDDRSTQDAAMTRTQVQADVSLVKENEALRSELTKMKLYISDMQKNSHGTSSMKAPSRSKGTFFSSVSKTLGKLNPFRHGSKDTSNIDDGVDITKPRRRRFSIS comes from the exons ATGGCTTCTTCCTCCGTCAAGGGAAACACCAGGCTGTCCATTGCCATGGAGCGAACTGGACAATG GGTTTTTTCTCAAGATATTCCGACGGATGTCGTGGTTGCAGTCGGCGAAgctcatttttctcttcacAAG TTCATGTTGGTAGCGAAGAGTAACTTTATACGGAAATTGATTGTGGAATCCACGGAGGCGGACCTAACGCGGATCGATCTGACGGATATTCCTGGCGGTGCTGAGATTTTTGAGAAGGCAGCGAAGTTCTGTTATGGTGTGAACTTCGAAATTACGGTACACAACGTTGCAGCTCTACGATGTGCTGCGGAGTATCTACAAATGACGGATAAGTACTGCGACAACAACCTCGCCGGACGGACGGAGGATTTCCTCTCACAGGTGGCTCTCTCAAGTCTGTCTGGAGCGGTAGCGGTGCTGAAGTCTTGTTACCATCTCCTTCCCATGGCTGAAGATCTCTATATTGTTCAGAAATGTGTGGAAGTTATTAGTTCTAAg GCCTGTAACGAAGCAAACTATCCGAGTCGGTCGCCTCCAAATTGGTGGACTGAGGAGCTATCCGTTCTTGACATCGGATTCTTCGGCAAAATCATGGCTGCGATGAAGAACCGTGGTGCGAAAACGTTAACTCTCTCAGGTGCTCTGATTACATACGCTGAGAGATCGCTACGGGATCTAGTCCGCGACCACTCCGGAAGCGGAGTCAGATCGGGCGATTTCAGTGAATCTGACGGAAGTAGCAGGCAACGTGAACTACTGGAATCGATTGTCGGTCTTTTGCCCTCTGAGAAAGCCGCTTTCCCTATTCACTTCCTCTGCTGCATTCTCCGATCTGCGATTTACCTTAAAACCTCATCTCCCTGCAAGAACGAGCTTGAGAAGAGGATTTCGATGATTCTAGAACACGTGACAGTAGACGATCTTCTGGTTTTATCATTCACCTACGACGGGGAGAGGCTTTTCGACCTGGAAAGTGTAAGGAGGATAATCTCTGGTTTTGTGGAAAGGGAGAAGAGCGTGGCTGTCTTCAACGCCGGCGATTACAAGGACGTTGCTTCCGTTTCCCTCCAGAGAGTGGCCAAGACCGTAGACGCTTACCTCGGCGAGATCGCCACCTATCCCGAACTcatcatatcaaaatttaacgGCATAGCCAATATCATCCCCAAAGTCGCACGAAAGGTCGACGATGATCTATACCGAGCCATTGATATCTATCTCAAG GCACACCCCAATCTTGATGAGATCGAACGGGAGAAGGTATGCAGTGTGATGGATCCATTGAAGCTGTCCTACGAAGCGCGGGTACACGCCTCCCAGAACAAGCGGTTGCCAGTGCAGATAGTCCTCCATGCGCTCTACTACGACCAGCTGAAGCTAAGAAGCGGCATGGACGACCGAAGCACCCAAGACGCTGCCATGACAAGGACTCAAGTTCAGGCAGACGTGTCTCTGGTGAAAGAGAACGAGGCTTTGAGGTCGGAATTGACGAAGATGAAGCTCTACATATCCGATATGCAGAAGAATTCTCATGGAACATCTTCCATGAAGGCACCCTCCAGAAGCAAGGGCACTTTCTTCTCCTCTGTATCCAAAACGCTCGGGAAACTAAACCCCTTCCGCCATGGCTCCAAAGACACTTCTAACATAGACGACGGCGTCGACATTACCAAgcccagaagaagaaggttcTCTATATCCTAa